One stretch of Flavobacterium sp. 9 DNA includes these proteins:
- a CDS encoding GlxA family transcriptional regulator — protein sequence MKHLTIIVPNGDNNLPSITGAYEIFTRANAYNKISSKKELFNIQLAGISEKIEFNGGLFTVKPHLNISAITKTDLIIIPSLNHNYNLALKDNEQLLPWLEKQYANGAEIATICTGAFVLAASGLLDGKSCSTHWSVTENFRSMFPKVNLQVDELITDEKGIYTNGGAYSFLNLMIYLIEKYYDRNTAIYCSKVFQIEMNRNTQSQFAIFTGQKKHDDEMVQLAQSYIEKNLDEKISIGELSSKLNVGRRNFDRRFIKATGNTPVEYSQRVKIEAAKKAFETNRKTINEVMYEVGYSDVKAFREVFRKITGMSPLEYKRKYHKDVVLVA from the coding sequence ATGAAACATCTTACCATTATAGTTCCAAATGGAGATAATAATCTTCCCAGTATTACAGGTGCTTATGAAATCTTTACCCGAGCAAATGCCTATAATAAGATAAGCAGCAAAAAAGAACTGTTTAATATACAATTGGCCGGTATTTCTGAAAAAATAGAATTCAATGGGGGATTATTTACCGTAAAACCGCATCTTAATATCTCAGCAATTACAAAAACTGATCTTATCATTATACCTTCTTTAAACCATAATTATAATCTTGCGCTAAAAGATAATGAGCAATTATTGCCGTGGTTAGAAAAACAATACGCAAACGGTGCCGAAATTGCCACGATTTGTACCGGCGCATTTGTACTTGCAGCGTCTGGATTATTAGACGGAAAAAGCTGTTCTACACATTGGTCCGTAACCGAAAATTTCAGGTCAATGTTTCCTAAAGTAAATTTACAAGTCGACGAATTAATTACCGATGAAAAAGGAATCTACACTAATGGCGGCGCTTATTCGTTTCTTAATTTGATGATTTATCTGATTGAGAAATATTACGATAGAAATACTGCAATTTATTGTTCGAAAGTTTTTCAGATCGAAATGAACCGAAATACGCAATCGCAATTTGCCATTTTCACAGGTCAAAAAAAGCACGATGACGAAATGGTTCAATTGGCACAATCCTACATCGAAAAGAACTTAGACGAAAAAATATCTATTGGCGAATTATCCTCAAAACTAAATGTTGGAAGAAGAAATTTTGACCGAAGATTTATAAAAGCCACTGGAAATACTCCTGTAGAATATTCGCAAAGAGTGAAAATTGAAGCGGCAAAAAAAGCCTTTGAAACCAACCGAAAAACAATAAACGAAGTGATGTATGAAGTCGGTTATTCTGATGTAAAAGCATTCCGTGAAGTATTCCGAAAAATTACCGGAATGTCTCCGTTAGAATACAAAAGAAAATACCATAAAGATGTCGTTTTGGTTGCCTAA
- a CDS encoding EthD family reductase translates to MAKMTVIYTTPKDKEFFEKHYFEVHVPLAKQLPGLLKYEINNGPIISLTGHNDVYRVANLYFNSLDEMMESFKSDIGQQCAVDRMIFASDDEVQIYVYDSINT, encoded by the coding sequence ATGGCAAAAATGACTGTGATTTACACCACTCCAAAGGATAAGGAATTTTTCGAAAAACATTATTTCGAAGTACACGTTCCGTTGGCAAAACAATTGCCGGGATTACTGAAATATGAAATCAATAATGGTCCAATTATTTCGCTTACAGGACATAATGATGTTTATCGTGTAGCCAATTTATATTTTAATTCACTTGATGAAATGATGGAATCTTTTAAGTCAGATATTGGGCAGCAATGTGCGGTTGACCGAATGATTTTTGCCAGCGATGACGAAGTTCAGATTTATGTGTATGATTCAATAAATACCTGA
- a CDS encoding DUF1761 domain-containing protein, with protein MEINPIALLLAAVVTLVVGFIWYNPKVFGTIWMRENNLTEEQLRTGNMLKIFGLTYVFSLMITVILMAVTIHQTGAVGMVGGPPLLDSAKPSFAAFMADYGSAYRTFKHGSLHGFMAGLFFAFPVIGINGLFERKSWKYIFIHAGFWIVSLTLMGGIICGFA; from the coding sequence ATGGAAATTAACCCTATTGCATTGCTTCTGGCAGCTGTTGTAACACTTGTCGTTGGTTTTATTTGGTACAACCCAAAAGTCTTCGGAACAATCTGGATGAGAGAAAATAATCTCACCGAAGAACAACTTCGAACAGGAAATATGCTTAAAATCTTCGGATTAACGTATGTTTTTTCTTTAATGATTACCGTAATTCTGATGGCAGTGACCATCCATCAAACTGGTGCGGTAGGAATGGTAGGCGGACCACCTTTACTGGATAGTGCAAAACCTTCATTTGCAGCGTTTATGGCAGATTATGGATCGGCTTATCGCACATTCAAACACGGATCGCTTCACGGATTTATGGCGGGCTTGTTTTTTGCTTTTCCTGTAATTGGCATTAATGGTTTATTCGAAAGAAAATCATGGAAATACATCTTTATTCACGCCGGATTCTGGATTGTTTCTCTTACTTTAATGGGAGGAATTATTTGTGGATTTGCTTAA
- a CDS encoding isochorismatase family cysteine hydrolase — protein MSTYQNNRTALVLIDPFNDFLSDKGKLWPFVKETVEGGNVVQNMKKVLEAARKSNIQIVYAPHRHTQKGDYLNWKFFSPSHNGSKNLTLFEKGSWGAEFHPELLPVEGDLIAQNHWTASGFANTDLDFLLKMHDIDHIIIAGMRANTCVDSTARYGVELGYHVTLIKDGIGAFNQEEIRATVETNFPNYGHSLLSADEFVKSLES, from the coding sequence ATGAGTACTTATCAAAACAACAGAACTGCGTTAGTATTAATTGATCCTTTTAATGATTTTCTTTCGGATAAAGGGAAACTTTGGCCTTTTGTAAAAGAAACGGTCGAAGGAGGAAATGTCGTTCAAAACATGAAAAAGGTTTTGGAAGCAGCCAGAAAAAGTAATATCCAGATTGTATATGCGCCACACAGGCATACACAAAAAGGAGATTATTTGAATTGGAAGTTTTTTTCGCCTTCTCATAACGGAAGTAAAAATTTGACTCTTTTTGAGAAAGGAAGTTGGGGAGCAGAGTTTCATCCGGAACTTTTGCCTGTTGAAGGAGATTTGATCGCTCAAAACCATTGGACAGCGAGTGGTTTTGCTAATACTGATTTGGATTTTCTTCTAAAAATGCACGACATCGATCATATTATTATCGCCGGAATGCGTGCCAATACTTGTGTCGATTCGACTGCGAGATATGGTGTAGAACTGGGTTATCACGTCACGTTAATCAAGGACGGAATTGGCGCTTTTAATCAGGAAGAAATTAGAGCAACGGTAGAAACGAATTTTCCTAATTACGGGCATTCACTTTTGTCTGCCGATGAATTTGTAAAATCCCTGGAATCGTAA
- a CDS encoding Two component regulator three Y domain protein, producing the protein MKCLITLLLIFGFSLNIFADTVSDKEKDALIKLYYATNGSQWKIKWDLSLSVSTWYGVQVKNGKVTALNLGDNNLEGQLPSEFFDLVNLTSVDLHKNKLQGQLPKAINNFKELEVLDISLNQLSGAIPETICDLQKLRDLELSKNKISGELPVEIGKLNQLEVLSLFDNEIEGQLPNSIYKIPALKVLLLNSNKFSGSLSGEIVNFNALQNLSLFNNGFEGEIPKGLEKLHNLSEMNLSYNKFAGGVSKNLALLDALNMTMFDENGNMFLLELNAEKDNTVIIEN; encoded by the coding sequence ATGAAATGCCTAATAACTCTTTTGCTAATATTCGGCTTTAGCCTGAATATTTTTGCAGATACTGTATCTGATAAAGAAAAAGACGCTCTGATAAAATTATATTACGCAACAAATGGATCACAATGGAAAATTAAATGGGATTTATCATTGTCAGTATCAACGTGGTATGGTGTTCAGGTCAAAAATGGAAAGGTAACGGCGCTTAATTTAGGCGACAATAATCTGGAAGGACAATTGCCTTCTGAGTTTTTTGATTTAGTGAATTTGACTTCTGTTGATTTACATAAAAATAAATTGCAAGGTCAATTACCAAAAGCAATTAATAATTTCAAGGAGCTTGAAGTTTTAGATATTTCGCTTAATCAGCTTTCGGGAGCAATACCGGAAACTATTTGCGATTTGCAAAAGCTAAGAGATTTAGAACTTTCTAAGAATAAAATTTCGGGAGAGTTGCCTGTAGAAATTGGAAAATTAAACCAATTAGAAGTGCTGTCTTTATTTGATAATGAGATTGAAGGGCAACTGCCAAATTCGATTTATAAGATTCCTGCGTTAAAGGTTTTACTTTTAAACAGTAATAAATTCTCAGGAAGTTTGAGCGGAGAAATAGTAAATTTCAATGCTTTGCAAAATCTTAGTTTGTTTAATAATGGTTTTGAAGGTGAGATTCCTAAAGGACTTGAGAAGTTGCATAATTTATCTGAGATGAATCTTTCGTACAATAAATTTGCGGGAGGCGTATCAAAAAACTTAGCATTATTAGATGCTTTAAATATGACGATGTTCGACGAAAACGGAAATATGTTTTTGTTAGAACTAAATGCAGAAAAAGATAATACCGTAATAATAGAAAATTAA